From a single Vicinamibacteria bacterium genomic region:
- a CDS encoding Sapep family Mn(2+)-dependent dipeptidase, translated as MRISTTALLLVTSLPARGAQATSADDVRRIFHRDHAVRLVPLLVEAIRFPTVEGDASAFGDQKKWLGGVGRELGFEVHDAGPVTEVDLPGPPGAPVLGLVVHGDVQPVSEAEWSVPPFAGIEKDGFIWGRGSADDKGPLVQALLAMRSLRDSGLPRTHTIRLLVGSDEESSNKDMKTYLEGHRAPDLSLVLDSAFPVVVGEKAWNALTVTADPPLTVRPGPERPWEIASLEAGISTSIVPSRAVATLRWRPASLEGLREAVAGLAGEPSEGTSLQTVVDGRQVTVVAHGRAAHAGLNLERGANALLLLARSLSGKVARSGAADLLDFAAMAGADLYGTGLGLTDADPIWGRYAVNVATIKGTDGGKLALTINLRRPPPLTGPGLRARLESLVAEFNATHDAHLAPSGFFDDEPFSIDPDSEIVRRLLAAYDRVTGEDARPAISGGSTYAKRMPHAIAFGMWLPGKPYPGHDADERISVVDLLSGTDVLIEALVDLATSPRALPPAGADSQPSRLTFDSRNFIFVRLSTAHSSALYGGYSFGAWGAFAGLVRNPRNGYHEWIGGALTGIVWREQAVSIALALADASDGRYGQLYFVPSLRTGSLSLSGTVELYEPLGGSGVRQLYLDPVRLLRRMGPRWDLGVAYSLGVSAGAAPQHRIGPALQVACGGGSLRVELLHDFRRSSNDVRATYQASF; from the coding sequence GTGCGCATTTCCACAACTGCCCTTCTCTTGGTGACGTCCTTGCCGGCCCGAGGCGCGCAAGCGACGTCTGCGGACGACGTGCGGCGGATTTTTCACCGGGACCATGCGGTCCGGCTCGTGCCGCTGCTCGTCGAAGCAATCCGCTTTCCCACCGTCGAGGGTGACGCGAGCGCGTTCGGCGACCAGAAGAAATGGCTCGGTGGGGTCGGCCGCGAGCTCGGGTTCGAGGTCCACGACGCGGGCCCGGTGACGGAAGTCGACCTCCCCGGCCCCCCGGGGGCTCCCGTGCTGGGCCTCGTGGTCCACGGCGACGTCCAGCCGGTCTCCGAAGCCGAGTGGAGCGTCCCCCCGTTTGCGGGCATCGAGAAGGACGGGTTCATCTGGGGGCGGGGATCCGCCGACGACAAGGGCCCGCTGGTACAGGCTCTCCTCGCTATGCGGTCGCTTCGCGACAGCGGCCTGCCGCGGACGCACACAATCCGCCTGCTGGTAGGGAGCGACGAGGAGAGCAGCAACAAGGACATGAAGACCTACCTCGAGGGGCATCGCGCTCCGGACCTGTCCTTGGTGCTCGATTCTGCATTTCCCGTGGTGGTCGGCGAAAAGGCCTGGAACGCGCTCACCGTGACCGCGGACCCCCCGCTCACGGTTCGGCCCGGCCCGGAGCGGCCGTGGGAGATTGCTTCCCTCGAAGCCGGCATATCCACGAGCATCGTTCCCAGCCGGGCCGTGGCAACCCTCCGCTGGCGACCGGCCTCGCTCGAAGGGCTTCGGGAAGCGGTCGCGGGCCTGGCGGGGGAGCCCTCGGAGGGCACCAGCCTCCAGACGGTAGTGGATGGTCGGCAGGTGACGGTGGTCGCCCACGGTCGGGCCGCGCACGCAGGGCTCAATCTCGAACGCGGCGCCAACGCGCTCCTCCTGCTCGCACGGTCCCTCTCCGGAAAGGTGGCTCGCTCCGGGGCGGCGGACTTACTGGACTTCGCGGCGATGGCAGGGGCGGATCTGTACGGCACCGGTCTAGGCCTGACCGACGCCGATCCGATCTGGGGACGATATGCCGTCAACGTCGCCACGATCAAGGGCACGGACGGGGGCAAGCTCGCTCTGACCATCAACCTGCGCCGCCCTCCCCCGCTCACGGGTCCGGGCCTCCGCGCGCGCCTCGAGTCTCTCGTGGCTGAGTTCAACGCGACGCACGACGCGCATCTCGCGCCGTCAGGCTTCTTTGACGACGAGCCGTTCTCGATCGACCCGGACTCCGAGATCGTGCGGCGGCTACTCGCCGCGTATGACCGGGTGACGGGTGAAGACGCGAGACCCGCGATCTCCGGGGGGAGCACCTATGCCAAGCGGATGCCGCACGCGATCGCCTTCGGCATGTGGCTGCCCGGCAAGCCCTATCCCGGCCACGACGCCGACGAGCGGATCAGCGTGGTTGATCTCCTGAGTGGAACGGACGTCCTGATCGAGGCTCTCGTGGATTTGGCCACAAGTCCTCGGGCTCTGCCACCGGCGGGCGCCGATTCGCAACCCTCGAGGCTCACCTTCGACTCTCGCAACTTTATTTTCGTGCGCCTCAGCACGGCACACTCCTCGGCGCTCTATGGCGGCTATTCCTTCGGCGCCTGGGGAGCCTTCGCAGGACTGGTGCGAAACCCGCGCAACGGCTATCACGAATGGATCGGTGGAGCCTTGACGGGGATCGTCTGGCGCGAGCAGGCGGTGAGTATCGCGCTCGCTTTAGCGGATGCTTCCGATGGGAGATACGGGCAACTCTACTTCGTGCCCAGCCTGAGGACGGGCTCCCTGTCCCTTTCCGGAACGGTCGAGCTCTACGAACCCCTGGGAGGTTCGGGCGTTCGCCAGCTCTACCTGGACCCGGTGAGGCTCCTCCGGCGAATGGGGCCGCGCTGGGACCTTGGAGTGGCCTACAGCCTGGGCGTTTCCGCCGGGGCCGCACCCCAGCACCGGATTGGGCCCGCGCTCCAGGTGGCGTGCGGAGGGGGGTCGCTCAGGGTCGAGCTTCTGCATGACTTCCGCCGTTCGTCCAACGACGTTCGAGCAACCTACCAGGCGAGCTTCTAA